A window of Citrus sinensis cultivar Valencia sweet orange chromosome 7, DVS_A1.0, whole genome shotgun sequence contains these coding sequences:
- the LOC102611917 gene encoding pre-rRNA-processing protein esf1, whose amino-acid sequence MGSKNKNKNKRKNRSKDGSDNNKNKKIITDSRFASVHSDPRFQNVPKQKSKVAIDSRFDRMFTDKNFASSTAPFDKRGKPKKNLKTSKSSLQHYYRIEAEDKKSDEDEEIEEEERRNETDSESELKEAADVSSGSGTEEEDDDDVSESTTDDEEEDVDFDEGPEEEEEAIPEIDNETHRLAIVNMDWRHVKAVDLLVILSSFLPKDGQILSVAVYPSEFGIQRMKEEEVRGPVGLFDSQNENSDDEDNDEIDEEKLRAYEKSRLRYYYAVVECDSSATADYLYRACDGVEFERSSNKLDLRFIPDTMEFKYPPRDVATEAPANYGGLDFFTKALQHSNVQLSWDDDEPDRVKTLKRKFNADQVAELELKEFLASDESETDDEDDNIADEQSDKKSKKQDKYRALLESGDGSDEDGEEDGQDMEVTFNTGLEDISKRILEKKDKKSETIWEAYLRKRREKKKARKNKSKYSSEDEASDTDREAIEEPDDFFVEEPKGKKGEEAGGNHRREEKERQDTDKEATASTAELELLLADDKGAENGLKGYNMKPKKRKGKKGKEVPDEDKIPTADYDDPRFSALFTSPLFALDPTDPQFKRSAVYARQIAQKKQKGDQREQVIRESTKIPTNAQMPSDDPDRHRHMKSDVSSLKRENHEVSLLVKSLKMKSKQIQLPSEPKKDEGVQSKEVEENNGLSNLVQSLKKTKKLKK is encoded by the exons ATGGgctccaaaaacaaaaacaagaacaaaaggaaaaacagGTCAAAGGATGGCTCagacaacaacaaaaacaaaaagatcaTCACAGATTCTCGATTTGCGTCCGTACACTCGGACCCCAGGTTCCAGAATGTTCCGAAGCAAAAATCGAAAGTCGCTATTGACTCCCGATTCGACCGCATGTTCACCGACAAAAATTTCGCTTCATCAACGGCGCCGTTCGACAAAAGAGGCAAGCCTAAGAAGAATCTAAAAACGTCGAAAAGCTCTCTGCAACATTATTACCGAATTGAAGCGGAAGATAAAAAAAgcgatgaagatgaagaaattgaagaagaagagagaagaaaCGAGACTGATAGCGAGAGTGAGTTGAAAGAAGCTGCTGACGTGTCTTCGGGAAGTGGGACTGAGGAGGAAGATGATGACGACGTGTCGGAGAGCACTACTGATGACGAAGAGGaagatgttgattttgatgaaggTCCTGAAGAAGag GAAGAAGCTATACCAGAAATTGACAACGAAACTCACAGGCTTGCTATTGTTAATATGGACTGGAGACATGTTAAG GCGGTTGATTTGCTTGTAATATTGAGCTCATTTCTGCCGAAAGATGGACAAATTTTATCTGTGGCAGTCTATCCATCTGAGTTTGGGATTCAGCGAATGAAAGAGGAAGAAGTTCGTGGTCCTGTTGGTCTATTCGATAGTCAAAATGAGAACAGTGACGACGAGGATaatgatgaaattgatgaGGAGAAATTGCGTGCTTATGAGAAAAGTAGACTAAG GTACTACTATGCTGTAGTGGAATGTGATTCTAGTGCAACAGCAGATTACCTTTACAGAGCTTGTGATGGTGTTGAGTTTGAAAGATCTTCAAACAAGCTTGATTTGAGATTTATTCCCGACACTATGGAGTTTAAATATCCACCACGAGATGTTGCAACAGAG GCACCTGCTAATTATGGTGGTCTAGatttttttacaaaagcaTTGCAGCATAGCAATGTTCAACTTTCTTGGGATGATGATGAACCAGATCGTGTAAAGACCTTGAAACGAAAATTTAATGCGGATCAG GTGGCTGAATTGGAGTTGAAGGAATTTTTGGCTTCTGATGAGAGTGAAactgatgatgaagatgataaTATTGCAGACGAGCAATCTgataaaaagagtaaaaaacaAGATAAGTACCGTGCTTTACTTGAATCTGGTGATGGTTCTGATGAAGATGGTGAGGAGGATGGCCAGGATATGGAGGTCACTTTCAATACTGGCTTGGAGGATATAAGCAAGCGCATTCTAGAAAAGAAGGATAAGAAATCAGAAACAATTTGGGAAGCTTATCTCAGAAAAAGACGTGAGAAGAAGAAGGctaggaaaaataaatcaaagtaCTCATCAGAAGATGAGGCTAGCGATACAGATCGTGAAGCAATTGAAGAACCAGATGATTTCTTTGTTGAGGAGCCTAAAGGTAAAAAGGGTGAGGAGGCTGGGGGTAATCatagaagagaagaaaaggaacGGCAAGATACAGATAAGGAAGCAACTGCAAGCACGGCAGAGCTTGAGTTATTACTTGCTGATGACAAGGGTGCAGAGAATGGTCTTAAAGGATACAACATGAAACCTAAGAAGCGCAAAgggaaaaagggaaaagaagtTCCAGATGAGGATAAAATACCCACTGCTGATTATGATGATCCTCGGTTTTCTGCTCTGTTTACTTCTCCTCTTTTTGCCTTAGATCCCACTGATCCACAGTTCAAAAG GAGTGCAGTCTATGCTCGGCAGATAGCACAGAAGAAGCAGAAGGGCGACCAGCGAGAGCAGGTGATCAGAGAGTCTACTAAGATACCAACAAATGCTCAAATGCCATCCGATGACCCTGACAGGCACAGACACATGAAGTCTGATGTGTCATCCTTGAAGAGAGAGAACCATGAGGTTTCTTTATTAGTTAAATCACTCAAGATGAAATCCAAGCAAATTCAGCTGCCCTCCGAGCCAAAAAAAGATGAGGGAGTTCAATCTAAAGAAGTTGAGGAGAATAATGGCCTTTCAAACCTGGTTCAATCTTTAAAGAAGaccaaaaaactaaaaaaatga
- the LOC102613505 gene encoding aspartyl protease family protein 1 isoform X4 → MPCFLKFFFFLVPIWAVIGPSSCDGGRIFSFEMHHRYSDQVKNWSISSGKLSHSDWPDKGSFDYYALLAHRDQILRGRHLSDTDTNSPLIFSDGNSTVRISSLGFLHYTTVQLGTPGMKFMVALDTGSDLFWVPCECSKCAPTQGSAYASDFELSIYNPEVSSTSKKVTCNNLLCAHRNRCPGTFSNCPYSVSYVSAQTSTSGILVEDVLHLTREDKNHESVEAYVTFGCGQVQSGSFLDIAAPNGLFGLGMETISVPSILSKDGLTADSFSMCFGNDGIGRISFGDKGSPYQQETSFNVNPSHPSYNITVTQIRVGTTLIDVDITALFDSGTSFTYMVEPTYTRLLENFHSQVQDKRRQHDSRIPFEYCYDMSPDANASLIPSMSLRMKGGSHFTVYNPIIVISTQGELVYCLAVVKSMELNIIGQNFMTGYRVVFDRERLVLGWEKFNLKPHNTSVPPAVAAGLGNNSIADAKKETRDHSQGSVASLSYHRYTSLLFHLRCLVVLFILL, encoded by the exons atgCCTTGTTTCctgaaattctttttctttttagtccCAATCTGGGCCGTCATTGGCCCATCGTCCTGCGACGGCGGCCGAATCTTTAGCTTCGAAATGCACCACCGATACTCCGATCAAGTCAAGAACTGGTCGATTTCCAGCGGCAAATTATCTCATAGCGATTGGCCAGACAAAGGAAGTTTCGACTACTACGCCCTTTTGGCACACCGCGATCAAATCCTACGCGGCCGCCACCTGTCCGATACTGATACCAATTCCCCGCTCATATTCTCCGACGGCAATTCGACTGTACGAATAAGCTCGTTAGGATT TTTGCATTATACGACGGTGCAATTGGGGACGCCGGGAATGAAGTTTATGGTGGCGCTTGATACGGGAAGTGATTTGTTTTGGGTGCCGTGTGAATGTAGCAAATGTGCGCCTACTCAGGGCTCTGCTTATGCTTCT GATTTTGAGCTTAGTATATACAATCCTGAAGTGTCATCAACAAGCAAAAAAGTCACCTGCAACAACCTTTTGTGTGCTCACCGTAATCGATGTCCGGGAACATTTAGCAATTGCCCTTACTCTGTTTCTTATGTCTCAGCTCAAACTTCTACTTCTGGAATTTTGGTTGAAGATGTTCTTCACTTAACGAGAGAAGATAAAAATCACGAATCTGTTGAGGCATATGTGACATTCGG CTGTGGACAGGTTCAAAGTGGTTCCTTTTTGGACATTGCAGCTCCAAATGGGTTGTTTGGGCTCGGTATGGAGACAATATCAGTTCCTAGTATATTATCCAAGGACGGTCTAACAGCAGATTCTTTCTCCATGTGTTTTGGAAATGATGGTATTGGAAGAATCAGTTTTGGAGACAAGGGTAGTCCCTACCAGCAGGAGACCTCGTTTAATGTAAACCCATCACA CCCATCCTACAACATTACTGTAACTCAAATTCGAGTGGGCACAACTTTGATTGATGTGGATATTACTGCTCTTTTTGATTCTGGGACCTCTTTTACATATATGGTTGAGCCAACTTACACAAGGCTCTTAGAGAAT TtccattcacaggtacaagaTAAACGGCGCCAGCATGATTCAAGGATTCCTTTTGAATATTGTTATGATATGAG CCCTGATGCAAATGCCAGCTTGATACCTAGTATGAGCTTAAGGATGAAAGGTGGAAGCCATTTCACTGTCTACAATCCAATAATTGTCATATCCACTCaa GGTGAACTTGTGTATTGTCTGGCTGTCGTCAAGAGCATGGAACTGAATATAATTGGGC AAAACTTTATGACTGGCTACCGTGTGGTATTTGATCGAGAGAGACTAGTCTTGGGCTGGGAGAAGTTTAACT TAAAACCACACAATACATCTGTGCCTCCTGCTGTTGCTGCTGGATTAGGTAACAACTCCATTGCAGATGCAAAAAAAGAGACAAGAGATCATTCTCAGGGTTCAGTTGCATCCTTGTCTTACCATAGATATACATCTCTTCTGTTTCACTTAAGATGTCTTGTCGTATTGTTTATATTACTGTAG
- the LOC102611127 gene encoding peroxidase 64-like — translation MAFRVAFLTSLLILSMSSSGNALSLNYYEKTCPDAEWIIAAAVKAAAAKDKTVPAALLRMHFHDCFIRGCDASVLLNSKGSNKAEKDGPPNVSLHAFYVIDNAKKQVETLCPGVVSCADILALAARDAVVLSGGPTWDVPKGRKDGRTSKASETVQLPAPTFNISQLQQSFSQRGLSMEDLAALSGGHTLGFAHCSSFQSRINMNNADPTINPSFAESLRNICPIHNQAKNAGANMDASSATFDNTYYKLILQGKSLFASDQALLSHPETKNLVSKFASSHQSFNEAFVKSMIKMSSINGGQEVRKDCRVVN, via the exons ATGGCATTTCGAGTTGCATTCTTGACCTCACTCCTCATACTTTCAATGTCTTCATCAGGAAATGCACTGAGTTTGAATTACTATGAGAAAACATGCCCTGATGCTGAGTGGATCATTGCGGCTGCTGTCAAGGCTGCAGCTGCAAAAGATAAAACTGTCCCTGCAGCATTACTTCGGATGCATTTTCACGACTGTTTTATTAGA GGATGTGATGCATCAGTCCTGTTAAATTCAAAGGGGAGCAACAAGGCAGAAAAGGATGGACCTCCTAATGTTTCTTTGCATGCATTCTATGTCATTGATAACGCAAAGAAACAAGTAGAAACATTGTGCCCCGGTGTTGTCTCATGTGCTGATATTTTGGCTTTGGCCGCCAGAGATGCTGTTGTCCTT TCTGGAGGTCCAACTTGGGACGTGCCTAAAGGAAGAAAAGATGGAAGAACATCCAAGGCTAGTGAAACAGTACAATTGCCCGCTCCGACCTTCAACATTTCTCAATTACAGCAGAGTTTCTCCCAGCGAGGTCTATCAATGGAGGACCTAGCAGCTCTTTCAG GAGGGCATACTCTAGGATTTGCTCACTGTTCCTCCTTCCAAAGCAGAATAAACATGAACAATGCCGACCCTACAATAAATccttcatttgcagagagcTTGAGGAATATTTGTCCAATCCACAACCAGGCAAAGAATGCTGGTGCTAACATGGATGCTTCTTCAGCAACTTTTGATAATACATACTACAAGCTTATCCTGCAGGGAAAGAGCTTGTTTGCTTCAGACCAAGCTCTGCTCAGTCACCCAGAGACcaaaaatttagtttctaAATTTGCCAGCTCGCACCAATCTTTCAATGAAGCTTTTGTGAAGTCTATGATCAAAATGAGTAGCATCAATGGAGGACAGGAGGTCCGGAAAGATTGTAGGGTGGTAAACTAA
- the LOC102613505 gene encoding aspartyl protease family protein 1 isoform X1 → MPCFLKFFFFLVPIWAVIGPSSCDGGRIFSFEMHHRYSDQVKNWSISSGKLSHSDWPDKGSFDYYALLAHRDQILRGRHLSDTDTNSPLIFSDGNSTVRISSLGFLHYTTVQLGTPGMKFMVALDTGSDLFWVPCECSKCAPTQGSAYASDFELSIYNPEVSSTSKKVTCNNLLCAHRNRCPGTFSNCPYSVSYVSAQTSTSGILVEDVLHLTREDKNHESVEAYVTFGCGQVQSGSFLDIAAPNGLFGLGMETISVPSILSKDGLTADSFSMCFGNDGIGRISFGDKGSPYQQETSFNVNPSHPSYNITVTQIRVGTTLIDVDITALFDSGTSFTYMVEPTYTRLLENFHSQVQDKRRQHDSRIPFEYCYDMSPDANASLIPSMSLRMKGGSHFTVYNPIIVISTQQGELVYCLAVVKSMELNIIGQNFMTGYRVVFDRERLVLGWEKFNCYDIEDSYTFPVKPHNTSVPPAVAAGLGNNSIADAKKETRDHSQGSVASLSYHRYTSLLFHLRCLVVLFILL, encoded by the exons atgCCTTGTTTCctgaaattctttttctttttagtccCAATCTGGGCCGTCATTGGCCCATCGTCCTGCGACGGCGGCCGAATCTTTAGCTTCGAAATGCACCACCGATACTCCGATCAAGTCAAGAACTGGTCGATTTCCAGCGGCAAATTATCTCATAGCGATTGGCCAGACAAAGGAAGTTTCGACTACTACGCCCTTTTGGCACACCGCGATCAAATCCTACGCGGCCGCCACCTGTCCGATACTGATACCAATTCCCCGCTCATATTCTCCGACGGCAATTCGACTGTACGAATAAGCTCGTTAGGATT TTTGCATTATACGACGGTGCAATTGGGGACGCCGGGAATGAAGTTTATGGTGGCGCTTGATACGGGAAGTGATTTGTTTTGGGTGCCGTGTGAATGTAGCAAATGTGCGCCTACTCAGGGCTCTGCTTATGCTTCT GATTTTGAGCTTAGTATATACAATCCTGAAGTGTCATCAACAAGCAAAAAAGTCACCTGCAACAACCTTTTGTGTGCTCACCGTAATCGATGTCCGGGAACATTTAGCAATTGCCCTTACTCTGTTTCTTATGTCTCAGCTCAAACTTCTACTTCTGGAATTTTGGTTGAAGATGTTCTTCACTTAACGAGAGAAGATAAAAATCACGAATCTGTTGAGGCATATGTGACATTCGG CTGTGGACAGGTTCAAAGTGGTTCCTTTTTGGACATTGCAGCTCCAAATGGGTTGTTTGGGCTCGGTATGGAGACAATATCAGTTCCTAGTATATTATCCAAGGACGGTCTAACAGCAGATTCTTTCTCCATGTGTTTTGGAAATGATGGTATTGGAAGAATCAGTTTTGGAGACAAGGGTAGTCCCTACCAGCAGGAGACCTCGTTTAATGTAAACCCATCACA CCCATCCTACAACATTACTGTAACTCAAATTCGAGTGGGCACAACTTTGATTGATGTGGATATTACTGCTCTTTTTGATTCTGGGACCTCTTTTACATATATGGTTGAGCCAACTTACACAAGGCTCTTAGAGAAT TtccattcacaggtacaagaTAAACGGCGCCAGCATGATTCAAGGATTCCTTTTGAATATTGTTATGATATGAG CCCTGATGCAAATGCCAGCTTGATACCTAGTATGAGCTTAAGGATGAAAGGTGGAAGCCATTTCACTGTCTACAATCCAATAATTGTCATATCCACTCaa caGGGTGAACTTGTGTATTGTCTGGCTGTCGTCAAGAGCATGGAACTGAATATAATTGGGC AAAACTTTATGACTGGCTACCGTGTGGTATTTGATCGAGAGAGACTAGTCTTGGGCTGGGAGAAGTTTAACT GTTATGACATTGAGGATTCTTATACTTTTCCAGTAAAACCACACAATACATCTGTGCCTCCTGCTGTTGCTGCTGGATTAGGTAACAACTCCATTGCAGATGCAAAAAAAGAGACAAGAGATCATTCTCAGGGTTCAGTTGCATCCTTGTCTTACCATAGATATACATCTCTTCTGTTTCACTTAAGATGTCTTGTCGTATTGTTTATATTACTGTAG
- the LOC102612215 gene encoding aspartyl protease family protein 1: MASSYRNSPVCVLLILLSCCAGCCFGFGTFGFDFHHRYSDPVKGILAVDDLPKKGSFAYYSALAHRDRYFRLRGRGLAAQGNDKTPLTFSAGNDTYRLNSLGFLHYTNVSVGQPALSFIVALDTGSDLFWLPCDCVSCVHGLNSSSGQVIDFNIYSPNTSSTSSKVPCNSTLCELQKQCPSAGSNCPYQVRYLSDGTMSTGFLVEDVLHLATDEKQSKSVDSRISFGCGRVQTGSFLDGAAPNGLFGLGMDKTSVPSILANQGLIPNSFSMCFGSDGTGRISFGDKGSPGQGETPFSLRQTHPTYNITITQVSVGGNAVNFEFSAIFDSGTSFTYLNDPAYTQISETFNSLAKEKRETSTSDLPFEYCYVLSPNQTNFEYPVVNLTMKGGGPFFVNDPIVIVSSEPKGLYLYCLGVVKSDNVNIIGQNFMTGYNIVFDREKNVLGWKASDCYGVNNSSALPIPPKSSVPPATALNPEATAGGISPASAPPIGSHSLKLHPLTCALLVMTLIASFAIF, encoded by the exons ATGGCTTCTAGTTATCGTAATTCTCCTGTTTGTGTCTTATTGATATTGTTAAGCTGTTGTGCTGGGTGCTGTTTCGGGTTCGGTACGTTCGGTTTTGATTTCCACCATCGTTATTCGGATCCGGTTAAGGGAATTCTAGCCGTTGATGACTTACCGAAGAAAGGAAGTTTCGCGTACTATTCTGCTCTGGCCCACCGTGACCGTTATTTCCGACTACGAGGGCGGGGGCTTGCTGCGCAGGGGAATGATAAAACGCCGTTAACTTTTAGCGCCGGCAACGATACTTATCGACTCAATTCTTTGGGATT CTTACATTATACCAATGTTTCGGTGGGACAACCAGCTTTATCATTTATAGTGGCACTTGACACTGGCAGTGACCTCTTCTGGTTGCCATGCGACTGTGTTAGTTGTGTGCATGGCTTGAACTCATCATCCGGACAG GTGATTGATTTTAACATCTACAGTCCTAATACATCATCAACAAGTTCAAAGGTTCCTTGTAACAGCACGTTGTGTGAACTACAAAAGCAATGCCCTTCAGCTGGTAGCAACTGTCCTTATCAAGTTCGTTATCTTTCTGATGGCACTATGTCAACTGGGTTCTTGGTAGAGGATGTGTTGCACTTAGCCACAGATGAAAAGCAAAGTAAATCGGTTGATTCTCGGATTTCTTTCGG CTGTGGTCGGGTTCAGACTGGTTCATTCTTGGATGGTGCAGCTCCTAATGGTCTATTTGGGCTTGGGATGGACAAGACTTCAGTTCCCAGCATATTAGCAAATCAAGGGCTAATTCCAAATTCCTTTTCCATGTGTTTCGGATCTGATGGCACTGGGAGAATCAGCTTTGGAGATAAAGGAAGCCCAGGCCAAGGAGAAACACCGTTTTCCCTCAGGCAAACACA TCCAACTTACAATATCACCATCACTCAAGTTAGTGTTGGGGGTAATGCCGttaattttgagtttagtGCAATTTTTGACTCCGGTACCTCATTTACATACTTGAACGACCCTGCATATACTCAAATTTCTGAGACT TTCAACTCACTGGCcaaggaaaaaagagaaacatctACTTCCGATCTCCCTTTTGAATATTGTTATGTATTGAG TCCAAATCAAACCAACTTCGAGTATCCTGTTGTGAATCTCACAATGAAAGGCGGTGGCCCATTTTTTGTCAATGATCCAATTGTAATAGTTTCTTCGGAACCTAAG ggtttatatttatattgtcTGGGTGTCGTCAAAAGCGATAATGTGAATATCATTGGAC AAAACTTCATGACTGGTTACAATATAGTCTTTGATCGGGAGAAGAATGTATTGGGTTGGAAGGCATCTGACT GTTATGGTGTTAACAACTCCAGTGCTCTTCCAATACCACCAAAATCTTCAGTTCCCCCAGCAACTGCTCTCAACCCAGAAGCCACGGCTGGTGGTATCTCTCCCGCGTCTGCACCACCTATTGGGAGTCATTCGCTTAAGCTGCACCCTCTAACTTGTGCACTTCTTGTGATGACTCTGATTGCGTCTTTTGCCATTTTCTGA
- the LOC102613505 gene encoding aspartyl protease family protein 1 isoform X3: MPCFLKFFFFLVPIWAVIGPSSCDGGRIFSFEMHHRYSDQVKNWSISSGKLSHSDWPDKGSFDYYALLAHRDQILRGRHLSDTDTNSPLIFSDGNSTVRISSLGFLHYTTVQLGTPGMKFMVALDTGSDLFWVPCECSKCAPTQGSAYASDFELSIYNPEVSSTSKKVTCNNLLCAHRNRCPGTFSNCPYSVSYVSAQTSTSGILVEDVLHLTREDKNHESVEAYVTFGCGQVQSGSFLDIAAPNGLFGLGMETISVPSILSKDGLTADSFSMCFGNDGIGRISFGDKGSPYQQETSFNVNPSHPSYNITVTQIRVGTTLIDVDITALFDSGTSFTYMVEPTYTRLLENFHSQVQDKRRQHDSRIPFEYCYDMSPDANASLIPSMSLRMKGGSHFTVYNPIIVISTQQGELVYCLAVVKSMELNIIGQNFMTGYRVVFDRERLVLGWEKFNLKPHNTSVPPAVAAGLGNNSIADAKKETRDHSQGSVASLSYHRYTSLLFHLRCLVVLFILL, from the exons atgCCTTGTTTCctgaaattctttttctttttagtccCAATCTGGGCCGTCATTGGCCCATCGTCCTGCGACGGCGGCCGAATCTTTAGCTTCGAAATGCACCACCGATACTCCGATCAAGTCAAGAACTGGTCGATTTCCAGCGGCAAATTATCTCATAGCGATTGGCCAGACAAAGGAAGTTTCGACTACTACGCCCTTTTGGCACACCGCGATCAAATCCTACGCGGCCGCCACCTGTCCGATACTGATACCAATTCCCCGCTCATATTCTCCGACGGCAATTCGACTGTACGAATAAGCTCGTTAGGATT TTTGCATTATACGACGGTGCAATTGGGGACGCCGGGAATGAAGTTTATGGTGGCGCTTGATACGGGAAGTGATTTGTTTTGGGTGCCGTGTGAATGTAGCAAATGTGCGCCTACTCAGGGCTCTGCTTATGCTTCT GATTTTGAGCTTAGTATATACAATCCTGAAGTGTCATCAACAAGCAAAAAAGTCACCTGCAACAACCTTTTGTGTGCTCACCGTAATCGATGTCCGGGAACATTTAGCAATTGCCCTTACTCTGTTTCTTATGTCTCAGCTCAAACTTCTACTTCTGGAATTTTGGTTGAAGATGTTCTTCACTTAACGAGAGAAGATAAAAATCACGAATCTGTTGAGGCATATGTGACATTCGG CTGTGGACAGGTTCAAAGTGGTTCCTTTTTGGACATTGCAGCTCCAAATGGGTTGTTTGGGCTCGGTATGGAGACAATATCAGTTCCTAGTATATTATCCAAGGACGGTCTAACAGCAGATTCTTTCTCCATGTGTTTTGGAAATGATGGTATTGGAAGAATCAGTTTTGGAGACAAGGGTAGTCCCTACCAGCAGGAGACCTCGTTTAATGTAAACCCATCACA CCCATCCTACAACATTACTGTAACTCAAATTCGAGTGGGCACAACTTTGATTGATGTGGATATTACTGCTCTTTTTGATTCTGGGACCTCTTTTACATATATGGTTGAGCCAACTTACACAAGGCTCTTAGAGAAT TtccattcacaggtacaagaTAAACGGCGCCAGCATGATTCAAGGATTCCTTTTGAATATTGTTATGATATGAG CCCTGATGCAAATGCCAGCTTGATACCTAGTATGAGCTTAAGGATGAAAGGTGGAAGCCATTTCACTGTCTACAATCCAATAATTGTCATATCCACTCaa caGGGTGAACTTGTGTATTGTCTGGCTGTCGTCAAGAGCATGGAACTGAATATAATTGGGC AAAACTTTATGACTGGCTACCGTGTGGTATTTGATCGAGAGAGACTAGTCTTGGGCTGGGAGAAGTTTAACT TAAAACCACACAATACATCTGTGCCTCCTGCTGTTGCTGCTGGATTAGGTAACAACTCCATTGCAGATGCAAAAAAAGAGACAAGAGATCATTCTCAGGGTTCAGTTGCATCCTTGTCTTACCATAGATATACATCTCTTCTGTTTCACTTAAGATGTCTTGTCGTATTGTTTATATTACTGTAG
- the LOC102613505 gene encoding aspartyl protease family protein 1 isoform X2 encodes MPCFLKFFFFLVPIWAVIGPSSCDGGRIFSFEMHHRYSDQVKNWSISSGKLSHSDWPDKGSFDYYALLAHRDQILRGRHLSDTDTNSPLIFSDGNSTVRISSLGFLHYTTVQLGTPGMKFMVALDTGSDLFWVPCECSKCAPTQGSAYASDFELSIYNPEVSSTSKKVTCNNLLCAHRNRCPGTFSNCPYSVSYVSAQTSTSGILVEDVLHLTREDKNHESVEAYVTFGCGQVQSGSFLDIAAPNGLFGLGMETISVPSILSKDGLTADSFSMCFGNDGIGRISFGDKGSPYQQETSFNVNPSHPSYNITVTQIRVGTTLIDVDITALFDSGTSFTYMVEPTYTRLLENFHSQVQDKRRQHDSRIPFEYCYDMSPDANASLIPSMSLRMKGGSHFTVYNPIIVISTQGELVYCLAVVKSMELNIIGQNFMTGYRVVFDRERLVLGWEKFNCYDIEDSYTFPVKPHNTSVPPAVAAGLGNNSIADAKKETRDHSQGSVASLSYHRYTSLLFHLRCLVVLFILL; translated from the exons atgCCTTGTTTCctgaaattctttttctttttagtccCAATCTGGGCCGTCATTGGCCCATCGTCCTGCGACGGCGGCCGAATCTTTAGCTTCGAAATGCACCACCGATACTCCGATCAAGTCAAGAACTGGTCGATTTCCAGCGGCAAATTATCTCATAGCGATTGGCCAGACAAAGGAAGTTTCGACTACTACGCCCTTTTGGCACACCGCGATCAAATCCTACGCGGCCGCCACCTGTCCGATACTGATACCAATTCCCCGCTCATATTCTCCGACGGCAATTCGACTGTACGAATAAGCTCGTTAGGATT TTTGCATTATACGACGGTGCAATTGGGGACGCCGGGAATGAAGTTTATGGTGGCGCTTGATACGGGAAGTGATTTGTTTTGGGTGCCGTGTGAATGTAGCAAATGTGCGCCTACTCAGGGCTCTGCTTATGCTTCT GATTTTGAGCTTAGTATATACAATCCTGAAGTGTCATCAACAAGCAAAAAAGTCACCTGCAACAACCTTTTGTGTGCTCACCGTAATCGATGTCCGGGAACATTTAGCAATTGCCCTTACTCTGTTTCTTATGTCTCAGCTCAAACTTCTACTTCTGGAATTTTGGTTGAAGATGTTCTTCACTTAACGAGAGAAGATAAAAATCACGAATCTGTTGAGGCATATGTGACATTCGG CTGTGGACAGGTTCAAAGTGGTTCCTTTTTGGACATTGCAGCTCCAAATGGGTTGTTTGGGCTCGGTATGGAGACAATATCAGTTCCTAGTATATTATCCAAGGACGGTCTAACAGCAGATTCTTTCTCCATGTGTTTTGGAAATGATGGTATTGGAAGAATCAGTTTTGGAGACAAGGGTAGTCCCTACCAGCAGGAGACCTCGTTTAATGTAAACCCATCACA CCCATCCTACAACATTACTGTAACTCAAATTCGAGTGGGCACAACTTTGATTGATGTGGATATTACTGCTCTTTTTGATTCTGGGACCTCTTTTACATATATGGTTGAGCCAACTTACACAAGGCTCTTAGAGAAT TtccattcacaggtacaagaTAAACGGCGCCAGCATGATTCAAGGATTCCTTTTGAATATTGTTATGATATGAG CCCTGATGCAAATGCCAGCTTGATACCTAGTATGAGCTTAAGGATGAAAGGTGGAAGCCATTTCACTGTCTACAATCCAATAATTGTCATATCCACTCaa GGTGAACTTGTGTATTGTCTGGCTGTCGTCAAGAGCATGGAACTGAATATAATTGGGC AAAACTTTATGACTGGCTACCGTGTGGTATTTGATCGAGAGAGACTAGTCTTGGGCTGGGAGAAGTTTAACT GTTATGACATTGAGGATTCTTATACTTTTCCAGTAAAACCACACAATACATCTGTGCCTCCTGCTGTTGCTGCTGGATTAGGTAACAACTCCATTGCAGATGCAAAAAAAGAGACAAGAGATCATTCTCAGGGTTCAGTTGCATCCTTGTCTTACCATAGATATACATCTCTTCTGTTTCACTTAAGATGTCTTGTCGTATTGTTTATATTACTGTAG